The sequence GTGCCAGGGGCAAAATACAGCCCATTTCAACCAAATACCATAGACTATGTATTGTTTTTCACAAAAGTAAAACAATTTGGCAAGCTGCTTTGGGAGGCCGTACCTTCACTAAAAATCAATCAATTAAGCTGGTGATGTTTTTGGACCCTATGGCTaattacatgtaattaatgcaattataataattagctCTAGACAAGTCTGTGTAATTACCTACCTGGCAGTATTGGCTGAGTTTCGTCATCCTGACCATCAGTAGCCTCGTCAGCCTTCTGGACGGCACTGGAAGCCGGTGTAGTGCTCTTCTTTGTGGTGAATGCTTGGATGCTGTTCACATAGAATCTCTTCAGCACACGACGTTTTATCCTGAAAAgagagataataattatagatatgtTATAATTTTGGTCACAATGACAACTCACGTTTCTTCTCGGCGTAGCTGATCCTTCCTCCTAGACCCGACACTGAACAACACCTATGTAACCATAGCAACACGTAACATACAGGTGTACGATAGTAGAGCACTGTAATGTATACCTGAAAAACAAGGAATGCTATGAGGAAAATGGTAGCCATTATACAAGTGGCCAGTGATGAGTTTTTGATGTAGTCGGGTTGACCACTAGTGGAGTTAGTCATATTAGGAGTGGTGGAAGGTCCCCAGTGCCAGTCCGCCCCCTGTACCAcactgtgtgagggggtggtgtgagggggtgtgatgtgtgggggtgtgtggaCTCACAAGTAGGGTATGGTGGTGATGAGCATGATGATGGCACCATACGTCACATCAGGTTGAAAGGACACACCCTAATAAAAACACAGTGATAAGTTAAATGACACTATGGGATTATgcggatatacatgtataataattatactgacttgtTTCCAGAAGCTCTTGATGGTGAACTTGCTGGTCCTCTCATCCACACCCTGACCATGCACCAGGTCCACACGTGCGAGGATAAGACTCCCCAACCAAGGCAGAGTGAGTAGCATGATGGTACTACCAGCAAGGGTCCTACAACACAACACAATCAGTGTGATTACCATGACAACTGGTGCTAAGATAGCACTATTTGGCACAGAGTTGTTCTCCGAAAAATTCCTATTATGCTACCACGCTGcatcccctccccctcacccTGACCCCATTCCAACAGCTATCTGTGTGTTGGCCTACCCCTCACCCCATTCCAACAGCTATCTGTGTGTTGGCCTATACCCCTCACCCCATTTCAACAGCTATCTGTGTGTTGGCCTATACCCCTCACCCCATTCCAACAGCTATCTGTGTGTTGGCCTATACCCCTCACCCCATTCCAACAGCTATCTGTGTGTTAGCTTCCTCCCTGTCCCCATTCCAACAGCTATCTGTGTGTTGGCCTATACCCCTCACCCCATTCCAACAGCTATCTGTGTGTTGGCCTCCTCCCTGTCCCCTGACATTCCAGAGAACACTATCATAACAGAGTCAGGTATCGCCCCCAGGAGAGGCAGGACAACTCCCCCAATGATGGCTGCAGGCAGACCAAGGTCCAGTAGCAGCTCTGCACCATCTGGCATAGCAGCAAACAGTATAACAGGGCACACACATCACTGGCCAGGCTTACCTGAGATCATCTTGGCTGCACCTGCCAGTAGGGCACCATAGAAGAGCACTAGGATGAGGTTACCAGTGATCTGTGTATACACAAGAGGTAGTGAAATACTAAACACTAAGCATTCAAAGGAACTGAAAGTGTCAGTAAGTTTGTTAATGTTTATGCAGTGACTATGTACACATGCTAAACATGCTTGATGAGGTAACTTACAGTGATGGAGCATGGTGTAAGCTCAAACACACAATCCTGCAGGAGAAATTTGCATTTTATGGAATATTGGTCTACTCTACAaacactgtagctagctagttgggGAGGCTGCACTGGTTAAtaatggtagctagctagttgggGAGGCTGCACTGTTTaacaatggtagctagctagttgggGAGGCTGCACTGTTTaacaatggtagctagctagttgggGAGGCTGCACTGGTTaacaatggtagctagctTGTACCAATGAAAGGTTCTTCTTGACAGTGTTGTTGTCTGCATTAGGTATAGATAGATCATCATACTCATAGTCAAGGCTGGAACTGAGGACAGACTTTCCTTCAATGGCCACGCTCACAACCAACAGCAAGGAGAGCAGGGAACAGAGTGAAGTTAGGACACCCATCTTTAACTTTACTTAGTTTCAAAACAAAGTGGAAGGTCATGCTGGAAGGTCAATTGAAAGTAGGAGGGGCTGAGCATATCCTAAAGGGGGCGGAGCTAAAATTAATTTAATTTCtgtaagtgggcggggctaagCAAATTGTATCTGTACTTGTCAAGACACACTCCATGTTTCTAGTTTAGTTTATAGCCTATAGTGTAGAGAAGCATTCATATATCATAGTCTGCGTAGAGACAGAGCTTGTAGGGTAACGTATTGGACACTATTGCAATCAAGAGAGAGTTCTGCACAGAGTACATTACACAGTACATGGCTGAAGCTAGCTGCTGATAGTAGTAGCAAATCCTATCAAGCAAGAAGACTACAAGAAGACTAGTGAGGATGTCGAGCCTTTCAGAGTCCAAGGAGATGATGGCTGGTGAGGCTCACACTATTGTCACCAACCttaaccatgcacacacatgtcacaGCATGCAATATGCAGTGGGTGATATTAATAAAATATTGTGCAAATGAATGTGTTGGGGCTCCTAATGAAGCACATGTTAACACTTAGTTCAGGTCAATAGTTGCATGAGACCATCGCCTAGTTAGTGCTCTAGGCCCTCCAACATTCTAGTGGCTAGACCAACTGCTAGCAGGCACCGAAACTATTTACACAATTAAATGATTAACATGGAAAGCATGCACAGTAACTAGGATACTGATGTGTTGAAATGTGAACGATCATGGTCTCATAATACAATGAAACTCAATGCTGTATTGTTGATACTCTGCTTTATGATGACTGTAATGGATCATTTCATCCCACTCTCTGCCCACCCAGTTATCAATATGGGCCTCCCCAACATCTCCAAGTTCCTCCGAGTCGTTCTCAAGAAAGAGAAGTTATCGGAGGAGGCGGAGTCAATGCGTGCTCATTATGACGGCCTCCTGTCTGCACTGGAGCAAGGTTCAGGGGTTAATCACCTCCGACCTGTCAGTATTATCGGTGACGATGACGGTGGTTATTTCTCAGGGAACAGAACACGAGGTGAGTGCCCTGAGGCTAGGGTAGAGGGGTAGGCTAGGGGAGAGGGGTAACCatagcgtgtgtgtgtgcctatcAGGTGCAAGTCTATGCATGAGTTGTTGTGGTATTATTATCAACTGGGTGGGCCCACTCTCTTTGTTTGCTGCCTAACCACCCCATTACGTGCATAACTGGTCTGACACACCAAGTGAAGTGACTGCTTGCCAACTATTTCTGTTTGACTGTTTCCTATATGAACCCTAAGTGTTGTTGATTATAGTAATAATATGGCTCTAATAACATGTAGGTAGTGAACACAATATATGGGAGTGAGTAACTGGACCCtaatgtgtgcgtgtgtgcgtgcttcTATAGCTGGCTTGCATCTATAGTGATGTGGCCTCTCAATTCCAGGAAATAGTGATGCTCTTATATCCTGTTGTACCCTGGGATTATCTCATCTCTGGGAGACTGTTGCCATGTGTACTCATGTCTTGTTCTGTAACCCTTGTCTTCCCAGGGTAATTTCTGTTAAGTGTTAGAATGAGTTGTTTGAGGTTGTCTGAGGAACCTTCTCTCCACACAATATCTCATAGCCACTGTTCTGCCTGCCACTCTTGGTATCTGGAATGTCCACTGGTATTCAATAGATGTCACTGCCCAAAACAACCATAATAATACAAAGTAATTGTAACAATTCCATAATAACAAATTATTTTGTATATTGACTTGAACCGTAATGCCCTCTTGTTAATAGCTGTGTCATGTGTGTTTATTGAAAGTTTGTAAAAGCCGTTTTTAGATTAACTCTCACTCGTGTTGTTTTGATAGTAATGAAAGCTACCGTCGCTAACCGTACACACAGCTCGTTAGTTGTGCACCGCTCTCTGTCGCTAACCGTACACACAGCTCGTTAGTTGTGCAACGCTCTCTGTCGCTAACCGTACACACAGCTCGCTAGTTGTGCACCGCTCTCTGTCGCTAACCGTACACACAGCTCGTTAGTTGTGCACCGCTCTCTGCTGCTAACCGTACACACAGCTCGCTAGTTGTGCACCGCTCTCTGTCGCTAACCGTACACACAGCTCGCTAGTTGTGCACCGCTCTCTGTCGTTAAccgtacacacacagctcgTTAGTTGTACACCGCTCTCTGTGTGTGCAATAGTGCATGCCCCCACTTTATACTAGCCTCGTATATATATGCAGCTGTTTTGTCTATGCTAACAGCAGCTGGATGACTCGTGGCCAGGCATGACTTTGAACTGTGCCGACTCAAGTACTTTGTTTGACAACTATAACCTTTAGTATCAAAATTCACCGGCCACTTCCCCTCAAATCTGCAGCACATGTGTTTATATTCCAGTTACTGTTATGTGGTGTATTTCCTGTGCCAGTAGCCAGCCTTTCTGTCCTTAGCATTATGTGTGGAGAGTGGAATTCATATCCTTGGCTTCCAACCATCTCTGTGGCCTTTGGTTAATAcctccacacccacaaacatgcAGGAAGACTGTGCGTATGTGTGCATATGTTATAGGGTAGCTTCCGTgtgtgcagctagctagctatatagcaagGGTTCAGTTACCATCTGTGGTGA comes from Halichondria panicea chromosome 3, odHalPani1.1, whole genome shotgun sequence and encodes:
- the LOC135334107 gene encoding uncharacterized protein LOC135334107, whose amino-acid sequence is MGVLTSLCSLLSLLLVVSVAIEGKSVLSSSLDYEYDDLSIPNADNNTVKKNLSLDCVFELTPCSITITGNLILVLFYGALLAGAAKMISDGAELLLDLGLPAAIIGGVVLPLLGAIPDSVMIVFSGMSGDREEANTQIAVGMGTLAGSTIMLLTLPWLGSLILARVDLVHGQGVDERTSKFTIKSFWKQGVSFQPDVTYGAIIMLITTIPYFVVQGADWHWGPSTTPNMTNSTSGQPDYIKNSSLATCIMATIFLIAFLVFQVLFSVGSRRKDQLRREETIKRRVLKRFYVNSIQAFTTKKSTTPASSAVQKADEATDGQDDETQPILPATTQRKYAKTWQMHRANKEAVKEETDAETHKPENKEDVHEEKEDPKWLILIKSLFFLIFGVVMVTVFSDPMVNVLTALTDKTNAEYQNEEGSKFGQYIPIPVFYVSFVVTPICSNASEIISSLIFAAKRKKTTTSMTYAQLYGAATMNNTLGLAVFAGLIYFRDLDWQFSAEVTVILLIEFAVGIIAIAAGFGFKHTYVFFLGLIVGGLYFFSILLIFLLETYAKWK